In Methanosarcina siciliae T4/M, one genomic interval encodes:
- a CDS encoding DUF1699 family protein, protein MKIRVVSSREEIFTLNPNERVVHLAFRPSNKDIFALVETCPKIEVIQLPKSYRRTVSKSIEMFLEMQRVQLIEGDVWGHRKDINEYYSIPSSVIEKIRELKMEGTPAERIEEKVSRESKLNPEMVAYILTKEAPA, encoded by the coding sequence ATGAAAATTAGAGTAGTTAGTTCCAGGGAAGAAATCTTTACACTTAACCCTAATGAACGTGTTGTTCACCTGGCTTTCAGGCCTTCGAACAAAGACATTTTTGCACTGGTGGAAACTTGTCCGAAGATTGAGGTAATTCAGCTACCCAAATCATACAGGCGCACGGTTTCAAAGTCCATAGAAATGTTCCTTGAGATGCAGAGAGTCCAGCTTATTGAGGGTGATGTCTGGGGACACAGGAAAGACATTAATGAATATTACAGTATCCCGTCCTCAGTGATTGAGAAGATAAGAGAACTGAAGATGGAAGGCACACCTGCTGAGAGAATCGAAGAAAAGGTTTCAAGGGAAAGCAAGCTGAACCCTGAAATGGTTGCTTACATCCTGACAAAGGAAGCTCCGGCCTGA